Within the Ensifer adhaerens genome, the region ATGATCAAGGAGAACTGAGGCCAGCAAATGGGCATCTGTGTAGCCAATGCCCATGCTGAAAATGGCGTGCCGATCAATCATCGTCATGACTTCGTCATGGGTTGCGACGAGCGCCTCACGCTGAGCCGCCAGGACGGCCAAGACGTTACTGCGGTCGCGAAGGCTGCCAAGTGCCAGTTCGCCAATCACAGCGGGATGGCAGAGGAGAAGATCGTCTTCAATAATCCTGCGCAACTCACCATCGGCATGCCGAAAATGATCAATC harbors:
- a CDS encoding type II toxin-antitoxin system VapC family toxin encodes the protein MILADTSIWIDHFRHADGELRRIIEDDLLLCHPAVIGELALGSLRDRSNVLAVLAAQREALVATHDEVMTMIDRHAIFSMGIGYTDAHLLASVLLDHRATLWTRDKRLRVAAEKAGALLHLAGNSRN